The Cryptococcus neoformans var. neoformans B-3501A chromosome 7, whole genome shotgun sequence genome window below encodes:
- a CDS encoding hypothetical protein (Match to ESTs gb|CF193719.1|CF193719, gb|CF191382.1|CF191382, gb|CF190480.1|CF190480; HMMPfam hit to AMMECR1, AMMECR1, score: 36.8, E(): 1.9e-12): MSPAALVPICTPLHPIWAFDVLAAHLQHGTPADPPFHNPHDSYALFVSWHVAKPGRRHVLRGCIGNFLPMPLAEGLKDYALISALKDHRFSPIKAAELPTLLCDVSLLTPFISIADPLDWTPGEHGIHITFTHPTDHTRSYSATYLPHICPEQGWTKEETVLSAISKAGYKGKVKVGDRVWKRLHVKIYGSVKMEASWQDYVEWKQSMSENVKAE, translated from the exons ATGTCCCCCGCCGCCCTCGTCCCCATATGCACCCCGCTCCACCCCATCTGGGCATTCGACGTCCTCGCAGCGCATCTCCAGCACGGAACCCCGGCGGACCCGCCCTTCCACAATCCCCACGACAGCTA CGCCCTCTTTGTATCCTGGCATGTCGCCAAACCAGGCCGCAGACACGTCTTGAGGGGATGCATAGGCAACTTTTTGCCGATGCCTCTTGCGGAAGGGCTTAAAGACTACGCCTTGATCAG TGCTCTCAAGGACCACCGATTTTCGCCCATCAAAGCGGCCGAGCTGCCCACGCTTCTTTGCGA CGTTTCCCTCTTGACCCCGTTCATATCCATCGCCGACCCGCTTGATTGGACACCAGGTGAACATGGCATCCACATCACCTTTACTCACCCTACCGACCATACCCGCAGCTACTCTGCCACCTATCTCCCACATATTTGTCCCGAGCAAGGATGGACCAAGGAGGAGACCGTCTTGTCGGCCATATCCAAAGCCGGCTACAAGGGCAAAGTGAAAGTGGGCGATAGAGTGTGGAAGAGGTTGCACGTCAAGATCTACGGCAGCGTCAAGATGGAAGCCAGTTGGCAAGATTATGTCGAATGGAAACAATCAATGAGCGAGAATGTAAAGGCTGAGTAG
- a CDS encoding hypothetical protein (Match to EST gb|CF190125.1|CF190125) → MPPQPQPQRDSDGFLMPARPPKRTQLRPANSLPTTADIYAAKHGIPLDVQMALQNVGRRGRESVARGHRSFDRTQSVPNLVIGSSAAPPASSFTSTHDAMQHARGVINKELMRARELQPFGSTSSTSSDVDALALEGAEEHKRTRRLVFGPDGEVEEVFQQASLKAKVGFGKGTKSEDATLVPSRKRRSSPAEPDGSDTETDDIDQDEEDELQPSVTFNTVESVFPPVFTSPAITHPELFGPLPGSSSSADVPDITTTAARPFKGLPVGKRKLGWQKAASAPVIGLQRWGDMDVDGEEETKFEAENESLEDGFEFNNWEEVEF, encoded by the exons aTGCCCCCCCAGCCACAGCCACAGCGGGACAGCGATGGCTTCCTCATGCCAGCGCGCCCGCCAAAGCGCACACAGCTCCGCCCAGCAAACTCGCTTCCCACCACCGCAGACATCTACGCAGCCAAGCACGGCATTCCTCTCGACGTGCAGATGGCCTTGCAGAACGTAGGACGCCGCGGCCGTGAGA GTGTTGCAAGGGGCCATCGAAGCTTTGACAGGACCCAGTCCGTCCCGAACCTCGTCATTGGCAGCTCTGCTGCGCCTCCAGCGTCCAGCTTCACCTCGACGCACGATGCCATGCAGCATGCACGAGGCGTGATCAACAAGGAACTCATGCGTGCGCGAGAGCTCCAGCCCTTTGGCTCTACATCCTCGACATCGTCTGATGTCGATGCCCTCGCGTTGGAAGGCGCCGAGGAGCAcaagaggacgaggagacTCGTATTCGGTCCCGACGGcgaggtcgaggaggtTTTCCAGCAAGCGAGTCTCAAGGCTAAAGTCGGCTTTGGAAAAGGTACAAAGAGTGAAGACGCGACGCTTGTCCCCtcgcggaagaggaggtcTTCCCCGGCCGAGCCGGATGGCAGCGATACAGAAACCGACGATATCGAccaagatgaggaagacgagctTCAGCCGTCTGTGACCTTCAACACCGTCGAGTCCGTCTTCCCGCCCGTATTCACTTCCCCTGCAATCACGCATCCCGAGCTTTTCGGTCCCCTCCCCGGGTCCAGTAGCAGCGCCGACGTCCCCGATATCACGACCACAGCTGCTAGGCCATTCAAGGGGTTGCCTGTCGGAAAAAGGAAACTTGGTTGGCAAAAGGCAGCAAGTGCCCCGGTCATTGGTTTACAAAGGTGGGGAGACATGGACGTCGAcggcgaagaggagacCAAGTTTGAAGCGGAAAACGAGTCgttggaggatggattCGAGTTTAACAATTGGGAAGAGGTCGAGTTTTGA
- a CDS encoding hypothetical protein (HMMPfam hit to Glyco_hydro_47, Glycosyl hydrolase family 47, score: 303.7, E(): 2.7e-88), which translates to MGRSLSPKPTGRNMPYAPAYPSSYSDPEKGLPSSPSSLARHMLVPRKPRWILGGLLICVVILYYMTSNKDETAWGHGGSWDAEGDDSRAGSKPSDDKSESPTYSDYIVDAHGNHFVKGWQQPITPMHPDVDLLPRAPSIFPYLNVSESELPEEKIYPDSDLRLIISQPPDLPEEHSNSMPEDAWSQKWSGPTVWDQPKGEMKRVQWEGFAGGRDRWESENDRKVREERKEAVKRGFKHAWEAYKRHAWGHDEVRPVSLTHSDPFNGWGATIVDSLDTLLLMGFSNEYNLCRPHVNQLNFHWVNGRDWNDGYVSEELSGSGEVYALNRDKTVGLAVFETGIRYLGGLLGAYDLSGDDLLLERAVDLADILSTAFKTGSGLPAGRMDPGTKDEMIRLGTVSLAEVGSMSLELIRLSQITKDRKWFDLAQRAMDYIHERVIPRGTHSPLIPMWFQPDAPLTTSMHGGLTFGGLADSYYEYLIKTYKLLGTSEVSQVWRDVYERSIDKAKETLYVDIDIVPGRNILAVGKLENGRLIPELEHLTCFIGAMLGLGAKLLDRPGDMRDAERVTASCYWLSADTPTGLQPEVVEWYAPHETSAMYENVSISGGGRHHPLIFSEDESKDRDGMYRDRNGVLRWTEDNEPVLYTDREKKKNGQTPIKYAQRLKGTPTGARKVSTRGLNRPETIESIFYMYRITGDRKWQEKGWKMFTSWMNASTVDGGFSSVEDVTKLPVRFGDNMESFALAETFKYHFLLQSEPDVLSLDDYVLNTEAHPFLTNPKLDPKAHTTHTRFWSPPPSQDLGVRGQGTNAQKFARLEVIERASLPFLPAPPQNAPGGGGGRGMGGGGGKPGVIPKLPPEILKKLNQ; encoded by the exons ATGGGTCgctctctttcccccaAGCCTACAGGCCGCAACATGCCGTACGCCCCCGCCTATCCTTCCTCGTACTCGGACCCTGAGAAAGGcctcccttcatccccgTCCTCATTAGCCCGTCATATGCTTGTGCCGAGGAAGCCAAGATGGATCCTGGGCGGCTTGTTGATATGCGTAGTGATACTGTACTATATGACCAGTAACAAAGACGAAACGGCATGGGGTCATGGTGGATCTTGGGATGCGGAAGGCGATGATTCGAGGGCCGGTTCGAAACCTTCAGACGACAAAAGTGAGAGCCCCACTTACAGTGACTACATTGTCGACGCCCACGGGAACCACTTTGTCAAGGGATGGCAACAGCCCATCACGCCCATGCACCCAGATGTCGACCTCCTTCCACGCGcaccttccatcttcccttATCTCAACGTCTCCGAGTCCGAGCTGCCCGAAGAAAAGATATATCCCGATTCCGATCTTCGTTTGATCATTTCTCAGCCACCGGATCTGCCTGAAGAGCATTCCAATAGCATGCCAGAGGATGCATGGTCCCAAAAATGGAGTGGACCAACGGTCTGGGATCAGCCCAaaggagagatgaaaagagtCCAGTGGGAAGGGTTCGCCGGTGGAAGGGACCGTTGGGAAAGCGAGAATGATAGAAAGGTcagggaggaaaggaaggaagcggTGAAGAGAGGTTTCAAACATGCCTGGGAAGCTTATAAACGCCATGCTTGGG GACACGACGAAGTCAGACCAGTTTCGTTGACACATTCAGATCCCTTCAATGG CTGGGGGGCTACCATTGTCGACTCTCTTGACACGTTGCTTCTTATGGGCTTTTCAAATGAGTACAATCTATGTCGCCCACATGTTAATCAGCTCAATTTCCATTGGGTTAATGGGCGCGATTGGAACGACGGATACGTTTCGGAGGAACTAAGCGGCAGCGGTGAGGTGTATGCTCTCAATCGTGATAAAACTGTCGGTCTGGCTGTATTTGAGACCGGTATCAGGTACCTTGGCGGTCTTCTTGGAGCTTATGACCTTTCCGGcgatgatcttcttcttgaaagGGCTGTAGATCTGGCAGATATTCTGAGCACCGCTTTCAAGACAGGCTCAGGTCTACCGGCCGGCCGGATGGACCCTGGTACAAAAGATGAGATGATTCGGCTGGGCACTGTTTCGTTGGCCGAAGTAGGCAGTATGTCGCTTGAGCTCATTCGCTTGTCTCAAATAACCAAAGATCGTAAATGGTTCGATCTCGCACAAAGAGCGATGGATTATATCCATGAACGAGTTATCCCCCGCGGCACCCATTCTCCTCTGATTCCTATGTGGTTCCAACCCGATGCTCCTCTGACCACTTCGATGCACGGCGGCCTCACCTTTGGTGGCCTTGCCGATTCTTATTACGAGTACCTTATCAAGACGTACAAACTTTTGGGCACTAGCGAAGTCTCACAAGTGTGGCGAGATGTATATGAGCGCTCAATTGACAAAGCCAAGGAGACCCTGTATGTCGACATTGACATTGTACCCGGTCGCAATATTCTAGCAGTTGGTAAGCTTGAGAATGGGAGACTCATTCCAGAGCTCGAACATCTCACATGCTTCATCGGTGCTATGCTTGGTCTTGGAGCGAAACTTCTGGACAGGCCTGGTGACATGCGGGATGCTGAGAGAGTCACCGCATCGTGCTATTGGCTCTCAGCAGATACGCCAACTGGTCTTCAGCCTGAAGTTGTCGAATGGTATGCTCCCCATGAAACCTCGGCCATGTACGAGAATGTTTCGATATCTGGTGGCGGTAGGCACCACCCCCTGATTTTCAGCGAGGACGAATCTAAAGACAGAGATGGGATGTACAGGGATAGAAACGGTGTCTTAAGGTGGACTGAGGACAATGAGCCCGTTTTATACACCGATCgcgagaaaaagaagaacggACAGACACCTATCAAATATGCCCAGAGACTGAAAGGCACGCCTACCGGCGCCAGAAAAGTATCGACCCGAGGCCTCAACCGACCTGAAACCATTGAGTCGATATTTTACAT GTATCGTATCACTGGCGATCGTAAATGGCaagagaagggatggaagatgttTACATCATGGATGAACGCTTCCACAGTGGATGGGGGATTCAGTAGTGTCGAAGATGTCACAAAGTTGCCTGTAAGATTCGGTGACAACATGGAAAGCTTTGCTCTGGCGGAAACGTTCAA ATATCATTTCCTACTTCAATCAGAGCCGGATGTCCTTTCTTTGGATGACTATGTGCTCAACACGG AGGCCCATCCTTTCCTCACCAACCCCAAGCTTGATCCTAAAGCTCACACGACCCACACTCGCTTTTGGTCACCCCCTCCTTCACAGGATCTTGGAGTGCGAGGACAAGGTACTAATGCCCAAAAGTTTGCCCGTCTTGAGGTCATTGAACGGGCTTCATTgcctttccttcctgccCCTCCTCAGAATGCTCCTGGGGGAggcggtggaagaggaatgggcggcggaggaggaaaacCTGGGGTTATTCCGAAACTTCCTCCAGAGATTTTAAAAAAGTTAAATCAGTGA
- a CDS encoding hypothetical protein (Match to EST gb|CF186238.1|CF186238), whose protein sequence is MLSRIQLAAALIEYDNDDDLVANIPSQPPRNWRDSAIFIPFIQTQQEERRRKILAQPPPVLPGVSCQETGTSNNNEKHPAPRSYKGITEDPEENIADNVDIDVGDWGLPSHLVSEPVRPRQRAISQPLSMLSAQRASKPLALKDDNSPSGLRDNSGRRASLDQYRTRQAWAEPQNLDLALGRHTAMGLQDGTTPLPNSSSPIATLRPITARQELDTFKERNIPNDSEPNPFALPALGRQTGSRFDPEERHRSSLNSANGLAMGSKLPNGFTLSSTNVPRRWSASSKIENSLTEPMPDYSEIPTAKQFGRPLMPPRYSTSAVTQISRRSLRPNVLVMPSPLADSESLHPDVKVPDGFVRGDKPLPAEAKTKGRRPGLPLSLSQKTFRSSLLVDGKREDEEYFVGSSEIEGEIGVSSKDITIDAIQRRSGKLYGKSLIDELEARKAMMKGKRRVFTGDFRPAMMSRSTMFFEPSSLAPPSSDLIVDPSHSAKSRPSTFHSSKDRPLIQSDTIDGGQHMSPSDSNHRDAKGRSVFGVDHVWESEMTKLKSRLDEGAMSGEGETRRVSKDLRKEDKEDDEHGAIGTTVDLREDKAHIEDNSLARHQLIPPIASGQGPEEDQSLLQDQSPSPLSDEYSDEDVPLSKIARRSTPSKESSSAGNKTEFTPSISPPLTDSEEEVPLSQLALKYSSAPSTKGDAASEITAPSRLQPSPSADGYDEDEDDLPLAVRQAQAKGLTPPSRAEIIEDELPLGFKHVEAVQRRMAQSHMVGGMWGDIQNDVNRVGTGIGAPNPYMMWGVPGHMPLGLPPPLLNSSTPSMPNLNVLEGNGVFSSPASNIDNWRQEVRPPSERARTGDDGRDQQVIRHMIS, encoded by the exons ATGCTTTCACGCATCCAGCTAGCCGCTGCTCTGATTG AATACGATAATGACGATGACCTGGTGGCCAATATTCcatctcaacctcctcgcAACTGGAGAGACTCCGCCATCTTCATACCTTTCATACAGACTCAGCAGGAGGAGCGTCGCCGCAAAATCCTAGCTCAACCACCTCCAGTATTGCCCGGTGTTTCATGTCAAGAAACGGGTACTTCAAATAACAACGAAAAACATCCAGCGCCGCGATCATACAAGGGAATTACTGAAGATCCGGAAGAAAATATTGCCGATAATGTGGACATCGATGTCGGTGACTGGGGACTGCCTTCACATCTCGTTTCCGAGCCAGTCAGACCTAGACAACGTGCCATCTCGCAACCACTCTCGATGCTTTCTGCTCAAAGGGCCTCCAAACCTCTTGCCCTTAAGGATGACAATTCCCCTTCTGGTCTGAGAGACAAcagcggaagaagggcgtCACTGGATCAGTACAGGACTCGCCAAGCTTGGGCAGAGCCCCAGAACCTCGATCTAGCCCTGGGACGACACACCGCCATGGGTCTCCAAGACGGCACgactcctcttcccaactCGTCTTCACCGATTGCTACCCTTAGACCCATCACAGCAAGACAGGAACTCGATACCTTCAAAGAAAGAAATATTCCCAATGACTCAGAACCTAATCCCTTTGCCTTGCCTGCTCTTGGGCGGCAAACCGGGTCAAGATTCGATCCTGAAGAGCGGCACAGATCTAGCCTCAACTCTGCAAATGGGCTTGCAATGGGCTCTAAATTACCTAATGGCTTCACATTATCTTCTACAAACGTACCACGGCGGTGGTCAGCCTCTTCGAAAATTGAGAATTCTCTGACTGAACCAATGCCAGACTATAGCGAGATCCCCACAGCCAAGCAGTTTGGACGCCCTCTAATGCCCCCTCGATACAGCACTTCTGCTGTGACACAAATCAGCCGGAGATCCCTGCGGCCGAACGTTTTGGTTATGCCTAGCCCCTTGGCCGATTCTGAATCCCTGCATCCTGACGTAAAGGTCCCTGATGGCTTTGTTCGAGGTGATAAGCCTCTTCCAGCCGAAGCGAAAACCAAAGGGCGTAGGCCCGGACTGCCTTTGAGTCTTAGTCAGAAAACATTTAGGAGTAGTTTGCTAGTCGAcgggaagagggaggatgaagagtaTTTTGTGGGGAGCTCTGAGATTGAAGGCGAAATAGGTGTTTCAAGCAAAGATATTACAATCGATGCAATCCAGCGGCGCTCCGGGAAGCTGTATGGGAAAAGCTTGATAGACGAGCTTGAAGCCAGGAAAGCTatgatgaaagggaagcGGAG GGTCTTCACAGGCGATTTTAGACCTGCGATGATGAGTCGCTCGACCATGTTCTTTGAACCTTCGTCTTTGGCTCCTCCGAGCTCGGACTTGATCGTGGATCCTAGTCATTCTGCAAAAAGTCGTCCATCTACTTTCCACTCCTCTAAAGATCGACCGCTGATACAGTCAGACACTATTGATGGTGGTCAACATATGAGTCCAAGTGATTCCAATCACAGAGATGCGAAAGGACGCTCTGTTTTTGGAGTGGATCATGTTTGGGAATCGGAAATGACCAAGCTCAAGTCTAGGCTGGACGAAGGTGCCATGTCAGGAGAGGGTGAGACCCGCCGTGTATCCAAAGAtttgagaaaggaagacaaggaggatgatgagcacGGTGCGATAGGTACAACAGTCGACCTGAGAGAAGACAAAGCACATATAGAAGATAATTCCTTGGCAAGGCATCAGTTAATCCCACCTATCGCATCTGGCCAGGGACCTGAAGAAGACCAGTCTCTTCTACAAGACCAATCTCCTTCGCCACTCTCCGACGAATATTCTGATGAAGACGTGCCTCTTTCAAAGATTGCTCGTCGCTCGACCCCTTCAAAGGAAAGCTCATCCGCGGGCAATAAAACAGAGTTTACTCCTTCTATATCACCTCCCCTCACAGattcagaagaagaagttcctctttcccaacTTGCACTCAAATATTCTAGCGCACCTTCCACGAAAGGCGACGCGGCAAGCGAAATAACGGCTCCATCAAGACTTCAACCATCCCCTTCGGCCGATGGATatgacgaagacgaagacgaccTCCCGCTTGCTGTACGCCAAGCCCAAGCTAAAGGTCTCACACCTCCTAGCCGGGCGGAAATCATCGAAGATGAGCTTCCCCTTGGGTTCAAGCATGTCGAGGCTGTTCAACGAAGAATGGCGCAGAGTCACATGGTCGGCGGGATGTGGGGCGACATTCAGAACGATGTCAACCGCGTAGGAACTGGGATCGGCGCTCCTAACCCATACATGATGTGGGGCGTACCCGGCCATATGCCTTTGGGCTTGCCACCGCCGCTCTTGAACTCAAGCACACCATCGATGCCTAATCTCAACGTGTTAGAAGGCAATGGAGTATTCTCCTCCCCCGCTTCAAACATAGATAATTGGCGGCAAGAGGTACGACCGCCTTCAGAGAGGGCGAGAACTGGGGACGACGGAAGAGATCAACAGGTTATCAGACATATGATCAGCTGA